ATTACCCCTTTTACTCTTGCTCTTTCTTCTGGAGTCATAAGCATAATTGTTCCATAGACAGATGCAAAAACTCCCCCTCTGTCTATATCTGCAACTAATATTACTGGAGCATCAGCCATTTTAGCCATTCCCATATTAGCTATATCTTCCTCTTTTATATTTATCTCAACTGGACTTCCTGCCCCCTCAATTACAGAGATATCAAAGTTTTCTCTAATATAGTCATAAGACTTCATAATCTCTGGCTTCAAAGAAGTTTTAAACTTCCCATATTCAAGTCCACTCATATTTCCAATAGATTTTCCATTTACAATAACTTGAATTTTTCTAGCAGTTGTAGGTTTTAAAAGAATAGGGTTCATATATGCCTCTGGCTCTATTCCTGATGCCATAGCTTGAACAACTTGAGCTCTTCCCATCTCTCCACCTGTTTTACTTATATATGAATTTAGTGCCATATTTTGAGATTTGAATGGTGCTACTTTGTAACCATCTCTATGGAAAACTCTACAAAGTCCAGTTACAGTTATACTCTTTCCTGCTCCAGATGATGTTCCAACTATCATAATATTTCTATGTTTCATACTCATGCTCCTCACAAAATTTTATAGTATATACTTAACTAACTATAATTTTAACTAATTCATCGTTAGATTTCGACAAAGTGCCTTTGCATCTACATTTATTAGTCAATTTTTATTATTTAATTTCCTTTTTAACATCAACTCGCTTCCGTATTGTCAAATAAAGAATCCCTATTGCTCATTCCGTTGAAAATGCAAAACTCGGCTTCGCCTCAAACACGTTGCATTTTCTTAACTGCATTTCGCTGAGGGCTTCTAATATTTGTCAATGAACTTCATCTTAGTTGATGTTAGGATATTATATATAAAAAAAGAATAACCTTATATTAAAAAAACACCAAAATTAAACTTTAATTTGATGATTGTAATAATATATAGTCATTCTTAATCTATTTTTATATATTTTTTGTTTACTAATGATGAACAATTTTTTCTCCTCCATAAAATTTACTGGAGAGAAGTTGCTAACACTTCCCCGTCCCCGCAGGATAGTCGTAAAGTTTTTAAGGCAGGTCTCCTGACTCAGATTCTTCCTACTAACAAGCCTTCCCAAAATAATTCAGTGGTATTCTTGCTTTCATCATCTTTACAGTGGCGGGACCGTGTAAGCTTTGCACTTAACTTCCCTTTTAATTGTATAATACAAACCTTAAAAATTTTATTTTTATCTTATGTCAATTATACATTCTATTAATACATTAGTCAAGTATTTTAAATACATAAACAGTTCTATTTTTTATCATAATATACTTTATTGATGCTTATTTATTTTCTTATTTAGAACATTTATTTTCAATAATTAGGTTACAAAAAATTATTGTTATTAAGTTTTTTAAAATATATATTATACTCTAGCTCATTTAGTGGAAGATTAGCTAATACTTTTAAAAGAATTTTTTTCATTAAAAAATTTTCTTTGCAAATAAAAATAGTATTAGATAATTTATTTAAAAGACTACCATTAATACAATTAGAAAATTTTAAAATTATCACAATTAAAGAAAAAAAACAATTATCTGAATATAAAATTGTTGATTTTCTATTTAGATATTTTATTAAATAGTTAATATACCTTTCCAAAGTTATTTTAGAAATACTATCATTTAAAGCTATTATTTTTCCTATACTCCAAAAAAAATCTTCTTTCATATTAGGAAAAACATCAATTAATTTAATAAAAAATTTTATTGAATTTTCACTTCCAAAATATCCTAAAAGCATTATAAAATCTTTAATATATAAATTAAAAATAGGTTTATTTTTCAAAGAAATAATAAATGTTTCTGTTTCCATCTTATCTAAAGAAAAATTTTTTGTAGAAAGCAATATATAATGCAAATGATTCAAGTAAGTTTCATTATATAAATTTTCTTTTATAAATTGCAGAAATAATTTTTGAAAAGAAACAACATTTTTTTCAGAAATTTTTATTTTTGATAAAAGATATAAATATCTGTAAGTTTTAAAATCATAAGAGATCCTTATTTCATTTAATATCAAGGTATCAAGAGATATTTTTTTATTTTCATGTAAAAGAATAAACATTTTTTCTCTGCTTTTAATTTGTTTTAATAATATAATTTTCTGATTTACCTTAAAATATTTTATATAAGAATCATAATAAAAGTTCAGTTGTTCAAAAAACATAAATTTTTCCTCCTTACACAATATATATTTATATTATTTTAGTCTATTATTATTACAAAAAATTATTTTTATCTAAAAAGCAAAAAGTAATTTTTAGAAAAAAAAGTAATTTTTTAATGATATCCTATACATAATAATGTTAAAAGGAGGAATAATATGGATCTATTTATAGAAAAAATAGGGACAAAAATCTCTTATGAAAAAGGGTATTTTATTTTAGAAAATAAAGATGAAAAAACTAAACACCTTTCTTTTGACAACATAGATAATATACTTATAAACCAAGGTTGTACTCTTACTACAAACTTTATTAAAAATGCAATTTTAAAAGATATAAACATCTATTTTATAGATGAGTATGGAAATATTTATGGTAATATTAGCAGTGTTATTTACAATATAAATCCTGAAATAAAAATAACTCAATTAAAAAAATTTCCAACTTCTTTTGGAAAAAATATTGGAAAGGAATGGATTATTGAAAAAATTAATAATCAAAAATCACATTTACAAAAAATATATTCAAGAAGAGGAATAACAAATAATTTCCTTGAGATAGAAAAAGAATTTAATTTTTTAATTGAAAATATCAGAAAGATAGATTTAAATTGTGAACAATATAATAATATTATAATGGGATATGAAGGAAGAGCAAGTGTAGTATATTTTGAAAATATAAAAAAATTCTTACCTAAATCTTGGCAATTTGAAAAAAGAGAAACACAGGGAGCTACAGAACCTTATAATATTGTATTAAACTATATTTTTGGAGTTCTATATTTTAAAATAGAAAAATCTCTAACATTAGCAGGGTTAGATATTCAAATTGGAATAATTCATTCATTAGGAAAAAATAGAAAATCCTTAGTTTACGATTTTATAGAGCCTTTTAGATTTTTAGGTTGGGAAATAACATTCCTATTATTTAGTAAAAAAATGTTAAATAAAAGTGATTTTGATTTAGAAGAAAGAAAAATAAATTCCAATGGTAAAAAAGTAATAATACAAGAACTTTATTCAAGGTTAAATAATATCATTGAATATAATGGCAAAAAAATAAAATTTGAAGAAATAATAAGAAAAAAAGCTAATCTACTTGTAAAGGAATTGATGAAAGATGAAATATATAATAAGTTATGATATTAGTAGTTCAAAAATAAGAAAAGACTTTAGCGATTTTTTATTAAGTGAAAATTTTATAAGAATTCAAAAATCAGTTTTTATTGGTAATATTAAGAAGAAATATTTATTTAAAAAAATTCAAAATTGGATAGAAAATGTAGAAAATGAAAAAGATTCTATATTACTATGCCCTCTATGTGAAAATAATTTTAAAGAATCTTACTTTATGGGAAAAACTTTTGATATTGAAGATTTAGAATTATTTGAACAATTTTTATTTTTTTAGGAGAAAAATGAAGATAATAATAACCTATGATATTATAAAAAATAAAACAAGAAATGAAATTATAGAACTTCTTTTTTTCTATGGATTATTAAGAGTTCAAAATTCAGTATTTTTTGGTGATCTAAAAAAAAATAAAATTAAAAATATAATAAATGGAATTAAAAATATAAAACTAGAAGAAAATGACTCTATTTACATTTTTAAAATATGTGAAAAAGATTTTAAAAATATAAAATTCTTTGGTAAAAGTATAAACTTATACTATATTGAAAATGACTTTATATTTATTTAATAAGATAATAAGAAATTTAAGTTGAAAAATTAATAAAAATGAATTATAATAAAGTAAAAATTATAAATAAACAATTAGCGAAAACACTTATCACATAATTTTTTTTACTTTAAAATTAGAAATAACAAACTAAAATATTAACGACAAATAACAAAAAAATTAAAAAAAGTAGAAAAAAACTATATTTTTTTCATTAAATCTAGTGAAAAACAAAAGAGATTAGCGACAATAAAAACAGTTTTTTTATAGAATATAAGGTTATTTTAAATAAAATTAGCGGTAAAAATAACTAACCAGTTATAATAAGGATTGAAACTAGTTTCTGGAGAAAGTCCGATTTCTCTCATTCTTTTCGTGATGTAAAAATAACTAACCAGTTATAATAAGGATTATAAATGTACTCTTTTTAGGGTACATTTTTTATTTATAGACTAATTATGTTGAAAATCTACACTAAATAATCTATAATAATATCAAGTATTAAAACAAATAACCAATTACTTTAAATTTGGTAATCTTTTGAAAAAAAGGTAATTGATTTATAGTATAATCTATAAAAAGTTCATGGGGTGAGTTAATGGAAAAAGATTATAGCAAAGTTTTAAATCAATTTAATAATTGCAGTACTGAAGAAAAAGAACTGCTATCTAAATATCTATATGAAGAGAATTTAACAGAAAAAGAGATTAAACAGCTAGAGAAAATTTATCTAAAAAATATAGGAAGACAAAAAAATCAGATAGAAGAAAAAATAGATACTGAAAAAATAAAAGGTTTAATATCTTGTGTTAGTTTTTCATATGGTGAAGAAAAAGAGAAATTTAAAGAAAATATCTATGATAGAAATATAAATATATTTCCAAATTTAGATACATTTTTTCTATTATATACAGAACAAACTATAAATACATTTAATAGAATCAAAGAGAATTATAGTGAGATTAATATCGTTGGAGTTTTAGTAACTGATTATACATTTCTTTCAATTCAAAATAGTATAAATGAAACTTTAAAAAAACTAAAATTAGACAAAAATAATTGCATTATAGACATAACTTTAGGAATGAAAATAATAACTATATGTCTATATAAATTGGCAGTTGAAAATGAGATAAAAGCTATAAATTGGCAGGAAATTCAAGTTAAAAAGTACAAAGAAAATGGACTAAAAAATATTCCCTTTAATTCAAAATTAAATATAATGATTGAGCCAAGAAGAGAAAATATGAGATTTTATGTTGAAATCAATGATCTTTTGGAAAAATATAACTTTGAAGGGGTTGAAAGTTTCTATAATAGATTAAATAATGAAGAAATGCAATTTTTCTATAATAATTTAGCTAAACTCTTCTCTTTTGAAGTGATGATAAATCTTGATTACACTGTTTTCTATAAAAGAGTTGAAGAATTCTTTATTAGTTTATGTGAAAGAAAAGAGTATAAAAGAGAGTTTAAATTACAAGTTAAAAAGTTTTTAGTAGAACTTTTAAAGGTAATTATATTAAATGAAGAGGGAGAAGAAATAGTAAATTATCCTTGGTTAGATAGCTTCTTAAAAACTTTCCAAATATCTTTAGATGAAATAGAAGATGCTGCTTATTTCCTAAATGAATATAAAAAAGAGATATATTTCTATTTTGTACTTGAATATTTTAAAGGAAAAGTAAAAGATAATTCAGAGGAAAATTATTACTATACTAAATTTATAAACGATATTAAAAAGAATATTTTAAGTGAAATAGATATTAATGATAAAGAGTTAGAAAAAAATTTTATGAGAGAAAATGGAAAAATAAGAGATATCATTGAAATGAATATAAAAGAAAATTTAGAGGCTATGACTCCTGCAATCTCTTTAAAAGAAAACTTAAATGGAGAGTTTTATTTTAAAAATAATGAGACTTATATTGAAAAATACAATTTAAAAATAGATATTAATAGTGATAAAAGATTAAAGTTTTTAAATAATAAAGGTGCTGATCTAATTCGTGAAATATTAAGTTCACCTAAAGACAGTTTGGGAAAAGATGTTTTGTTTAAAAAACTTGCTAAGTATAAAGTTGGAGAAAGTGAAGAGAATAGACAAAATAGATTTAGAAAGAATTTAGCAACATTTAAAACAAAAGTTGAAACTTTCAATAATGCCATAAAGGAGATTGGAAAAGAGCAGGGATTAGAGTTAGAAGATATGCTTATATATAAAAAGGAAAAGAAATTATATGAGAAAAGTGATAAAGCCCATTCTTTCTATGTAAATTCTAAATATTATATTTTAATCTAGAAATAATCAAATAAAAATGTTATGATTAAATAGATAAAAAATAGAGAGAAGTGATAAAATGAGAGTACTTGGAATTGACCCGGGAACAGCTATTGTAGGTTATGGAGTAATTGATTTCGAAAAAGGAAAATACAATGTTGTAGACTATGGTTGTATATATACAGATAAAGATTTACCAATGGAGCAAAGACTTTGTGAA
This genomic interval from uncultured Fusobacterium sp. contains the following:
- the cas1 gene encoding CRISPR-associated endonuclease Cas1, yielding MDLFIEKIGTKISYEKGYFILENKDEKTKHLSFDNIDNILINQGCTLTTNFIKNAILKDINIYFIDEYGNIYGNISSVIYNINPEIKITQLKKFPTSFGKNIGKEWIIEKINNQKSHLQKIYSRRGITNNFLEIEKEFNFLIENIRKIDLNCEQYNNIIMGYEGRASVVYFENIKKFLPKSWQFEKRETQGATEPYNIVLNYIFGVLYFKIEKSLTLAGLDIQIGIIHSLGKNRKSLVYDFIEPFRFLGWEITFLLFSKKMLNKSDFDLEERKINSNGKKVIIQELYSRLNNIIEYNGKKIKFEEIIRKKANLLVKELMKDEIYNKL
- the cas2 gene encoding CRISPR-associated endonuclease Cas2 produces the protein MKYIISYDISSSKIRKDFSDFLLSENFIRIQKSVFIGNIKKKYLFKKIQNWIENVENEKDSILLCPLCENNFKESYFMGKTFDIEDLELFEQFLFF
- the cas2 gene encoding CRISPR-associated endonuclease Cas2, whose protein sequence is MKIIITYDIIKNKTRNEIIELLFFYGLLRVQNSVFFGDLKKNKIKNIINGIKNIKLEENDSIYIFKICEKDFKNIKFFGKSINLYYIENDFIFI